The DNA region CCATGAGCCGCACAAGATAGGAATAGGGATCCTGACCGTACAGAAAGGATTCCCGCTCAATCCCATCAATATTGATGATCAGCTGGGCTGGATCAGCAGGACTATCTCCAGGAAAGCTCAAGACATTGGTTGGACCTTTAAGATCCAGAAATTTCTTATTGAAACCGGCCATACCGGGATCATCGGTAAAAAGCATCTCCAGGCGGATTTCATCCAGGCCGGGACCAGAGCATATTCTATGGGCCATCGTCCTGATTTCTCTGGGACTGGTGACAACAACCCGGCTCAATCCGGCCTCGAATCTGACACTTATCCTGGATGACCGCCTGCCCGGGTCATTCATCAGACTGTTTCCGGGCCTCGACTCTTTCCCGGTCAAAACGGTCATAAGCCCGGACAATGCGTCCCACAAGGCTGTGCCTGATCACGTCTTTTTCATTAAAATAGACAAATTCGATCTCATCTATTCCTGCCAGGACTTTCTGAGTCTGGATAAGCCCGGAAACAGACGTCCCCGGCAAATCAACCTGGGTTACATCTCCGGTTACCACAGCCTTGGAACCCAGGCCCATCCTGGTCAAAAACATCTTCATCTGCTCTGGAGTGGTGTTCTGAGCTTCATCCAGGATAATGAAAGATTCGTTCAGAGTCCTGCCCCGCATAAAAGCCAGAGGAGCAACCTCGATCATGCCTGTTTCAAGCATTTCCTGGACTTTGCGGAAATCCAGCATGTCGTGCAGAGCGTCATACAGCGGCCGCAGATAAGGATTCACCTTTTCCAGAATATCCCCGGGCAGAAAGCCGAGTTTTTCCCCTGCTTCCACCGCAGGTCTGGCCAGGATAATCCTCTTGACCGTTTTCTGCATCAGATGCGATACAGCCACGGCTACAGCCAGGTATGTCTTTCCAGTGCCGGCAG from Desulfonatronovibrio hydrogenovorans DSM 9292 includes:
- a CDS encoding PhoH family protein, with protein sequence MPDFFEKQIDFDDTQSIQELFGPQGNSLQVIHAWTEVLIESRGNKIRLKGRSQENLELAENCLVQLYALIKSGYRTSPQDVEAALRILENDPGADLRKVFKKEIFIVSNKKTIVPKSATQRRYLQAIKTRDLVFGVGPAGTGKTYLAVAVAVSHLMQKTVKRIILARPAVEAGEKLGFLPGDILEKVNPYLRPLYDALHDMLDFRKVQEMLETGMIEVAPLAFMRGRTLNESFIILDEAQNTTPEQMKMFLTRMGLGSKAVVTGDVTQVDLPGTSVSGLIQTQKVLAGIDEIEFVYFNEKDVIRHSLVGRIVRAYDRFDRERVEARKQSDE
- the ybeY gene encoding rRNA maturation RNase YbeY, whose product is MNDPGRRSSRISVRFEAGLSRVVVTSPREIRTMAHRICSGPGLDEIRLEMLFTDDPGMAGFNKKFLDLKGPTNVLSFPGDSPADPAQLIINIDGIERESFLYGQDPYSYLVRLMVHGILHLAGFEHGPLMDATSSEIISQLDNYEENRKK